In Oryza sativa Japonica Group chromosome 3, ASM3414082v1, one DNA window encodes the following:
- the LOC9270210 gene encoding extensin, giving the protein MVPRGRGREMQGGPLTLERYHRFFVDPWGTRLTIDHLNHIISMHGFVKLHRSNKGDIMRRLVGQVDLQPPRRSTLHRAAEGPPSDAVIAADVVSADVDAIGWTECPIGSVAVLAASPGDAPEPVEPDPRPADFVLAGRRARSKRSRSSAYGHRPPEPDDGGSSMEVEEKEDGEWLPPPPSTPPRWTRSPTPPPPPPSPPHATPPPPPPPPPREMVAPPPPPPPPYYGQPTLAPPPPPPPPYCGHPTLAPLPPRPLHFGASPAVVPWLSWGLPLPAAVPLAPPPFPGAPAFAQHPPAGQRPFWSPPTVPPCYPAPFWGAPFWGAQPPPPRPSPLPHWGHIRSPPAPALHQPPPPTLQLQQQQSPPPPPGVFWGRPAY; this is encoded by the exons ATGGTGCCGAGGGGGCGAGGGAGGGAGATGCAGGGAGGGCCCCTGACGCTGGAGAGGTACCACCGTTTCTTCGTCGACCCATGGGGCACCCGCCTCACCATCGACCACCTCAACCAC ATCATCTCCATGCACGGCTTCGTCAAGCTCCACCGCTCCAACAAG GGCGACATCATGCGTCGGCTGGTGGGGCAGGTGGACCtgcagccgccgcggcgctccaCGCTGCACCGCGCGGCGGAGGGCCCGCCGTCCgacgccgtcatcgccgccgacgtGGTGAGCGCCGACGTGGACGCCATCGGGTGGACGGAGTGCCCCATCGGCTCCGTGGCCGTCTTGGCCGCGTCGCCCGGGGACGCGCCGGAGCCGGTGGAGCCCGATCCCCGCCCCGCGGACTTCGTGCTCGCCGGGCGCCGCGCGCGGTCCAAGCGGAGCCGCAGCTCGGCCTACGGTCACAGGCCGCCCGAGCCCGACGACGGTGGCTCGTcgatggaggtggaggagaaggaagatGGGGAGtggttgccgccaccgccgtcgactCCGCCGCGGTGGACGCGTTCTCcaactccgcctccgccgcctccctcgccaccacacgcgacgccgccgcctcctccgcctccgccaccacgcGAGATggtggcaccgccgccgcctcctcccccaccgtACTACGGCCAGCCCACGttggcgccgcctcctcctcctcccccaccgtaCTGCGGCCACCCGACGTTGGCGCCGCTTCCTCCCCGACCCCTACACTTCGGCGCGTCGCCCGCGGTGGTGCCATGGCTGTCGTGGGGCCTGccgttgccggcggcggtgccactggcgccgccgccgttcccgggaGCGCCTGCGTTCGCGCAGCATCCCCCGGCGGGACAGCGACCTTTCTGGAGCCCACCGACGGTGCCGCCGTGTTACCCGGCACCATTCTGGGGCGCGCCGTTCTGGGGTGCtcaacctccgccgccgcggccgtcgccgctgccgcactGGGGCCACATCAGATCGCCGCCAGCTCCAGCGCTGCATCAGCCACCTCCTCCCACcttgcagctgcagcagcagcaatcgccgccgccgccgccgggagttTTCTGGGGCAGGCCGGCGTATTAG
- the LOC111828501 gene encoding uncharacterized protein LOC111828501 translates to MADPEDAAAAAAAGNEDDVEDLYADLDDQVAAALAAAGESGGSNPATDGEAEAEAPGAHHTEADANEAVDLGDGTAGYISSDEESEDDLHIVLNEDGAAPPPPPPAGRCEEGSEEGEVSGSCVKGLSTDGGRGKLGELHRKGLFEKTTAPITGQGDRSHQHAFQKEFNFFLPRNRTVFDVDIEAFQEKPWRQHGVDLTDYFNFGLDEESWRKYCFDMEHFRHGTRTLANELSGLQQEFHYNLGLSKSVPKSEIYSVLKEGNGIAKPKGRAIHVEGGMHERLPSADMWPPRQRDSDVIQVNMMFPPSNRSSSDDRSTVNDKCITTKRCGPSNNHPGVDEYLKETSSVVDRVVDKEVHKRGSSECTRSKTVLGDSACAGAQSSTPDNSDMLSEESTEDFHFKRKRGKSNSNAFYVETNRKDEHVLSDFCRHASKSDQESSKGESHRYTPSPADDRYHKATKRQRMDEAGACISSRSLNNCQSDHHLHESGHRAKKELKRQSLAGGKHALFERQENTTDNYSSRYARKHKHKRSSSTFLGTNYRVHNQLCEKQEYLPLGRAALRNDEQCSADYNQRHRRSWREINDDEDIVGCYSARRWQQRHDDLHGSHSMLKAEVCDDIDGHMYRERRYEETRKIRHDRNGDDEFFHYTDYRFGKVLDPEDRRRCRSQSAESCDEHFRRSEHLVFDHFTHPDQLMLSHQANDNHRKSEKGWPGPAASLTFMRSRNRFIDNERIQNGKMKYNHDGYYEKKRQHDSVFDVDDIQQPALYTGSVAETGQCIRPVKRRVHADHSMNRKDRFNSSYQKGRRLMHGWSMISDRDLYVAEMHNSPKDIDVEAMCSPNDMRNSNNIPNIYDKIRHEVVNLQPRDTDNMLLIHRKRKFKRQGIEIRRVVESDSEGCLPADSDLHGSKHKNIHQKVRKPRAFRISRNQASEKSEQQKQQHVSNNQEYEEIEEGELIEQDHQDTASRSKSNHQRKVVLKSVIEASSACQGGVINATSKDADCSNGATGECDNKHILEVMKKMQKRSERFKASIATQKEEDEDRKESLAVTCDVDDIKNQRPARKRLWGCSG, encoded by the exons ATGGCCGACCcagaggacgccgccgccgccgccgccgccgggaatgAAGACGACGTGGAGGACCTCTACGCGGACCTCGACGACCAGGTGGCGGccgcgcttgccgccgccggggagagcGGAGGCTCCAACCCGGCCACcgacggcgaggccgaggccgaggcgccGGGAGCCCACCACACGGAGGCCGACGCGAACGAGGCGGTGGACTTGGGCGACGGGACTGCGGGCTACATCAGCAGCGACGAGGAGAGCGAGGATGACCTCCATATCGTGCTCAACGAGgatggcgccgcgccgccgcctcctcctcctgctggccGATGCGAGGAGGGGAGCGAGGAAGGGGAGGTTTCGGGTAGCTGTGTGAAAGGCCTGTCTACTGATGGCGGTCGGGGCAAG CTTGGTGAGCTTCACCGGAAGGGGCTTTTCGAGAAAACAACAGCACCGATCACAGGACAAGGTGATCGAAGCCACCAGCATGCATTTCAAAAGGAATTCAATTTTTTCTTACCAAGGAACAG GACAGTTTTTGACGTAGACATTGAAGCATTTCAAGAGAAGCCCTGGAGACAGCATGGTGTGGATCTCACGGACTACTTCAATTTCGGTCTGGATGAAGAAAGCTGgagaaaatattgttttgaCATG GAACACTTCAGGCATGGAACCAGAACACTTGCAAATGAATTGTCAGGATTGCAACAG GAGTTCCATTACAATCTTGGATTGAGTAAATCAGTGCCAAAGTCAGAGATTTATTCTGTATTGAAAGAAGGAAATGGGATTGCTAAG CCAAAGGGTAGAGCAATCCATGTTGAAGGTGGTATGCATGAACGTCTTCCATCAGCAGATATGTGGCCTCCAAGACAAAGGGATTCTGATGTGATACAG GTAAACATGATGTTCCCACCCTCAAACCGCTCCAGTTCAGATGACAGGTCCACAGTAAATGACAAATGCATCACTACCAAAAG ATGTGGGCCATCCAATAACCATCCAGGTGTTGATGAATATCTGAAGGAAACTAGCTCTGTGGTGGACAGAGTGGTTGATAAAGAAGTGCACAAGAGAGGTTCCTCAGAGTGTACCAGGAGCAAAACGGTTCTAGGAGATTCTGCCTGTGCAGGGGCTCAATCTTCTACTCCTGATAATTCTGACATGCTTTCTGAAGAATCAACAGAAGATTTTCATTTTAAGAGGAAGCGTGGAAAATCAAATTCCAATGCTTTTTATGTGGAAACCAACCGTAAGGATGAGCATGTCTTATCAGATTTTTGCCGTCATGCAAGTAAATCAGACCAAGAAAGTAGCAAGGGTGAGAGCCATAGATATACCCCCTCTCCTGCTGATGACAGATATCACAAGGCAACTAAACGTCAGAGGATGGATGAAGCTGGAGCATGCATTTCTAGTCGATCTCTTAATAACTGCCAAAGTGATCACCATCTccatgaatctggacatagagCAAAAAAAGAACTGAAGAGGCAAAGTTTAGCTGGTGGAAAACATGCCCTCTTTGAGAGACAAGAAAACACAACAGATAACTACTCTAGTAGGTATGCTCGAAAGCATAAGCATAAAAGATCTAGCTCAACTTTCCTTGGCACCAATTATCGAGTTCACAATCAATTGTGCGAAAAGCAAGAGTATTTACCGCTGGGAAGAGCAGCTTTGAGAAATGATGAACAATGCAGCGCTGATTATAATCAAAGACATAGGCGATCTTGGCGTGAAATCAACGATGATGAAGATATTGTGGGGTGCTATTCCGCCAGGCGGTGGCAGCAACGCCATGATGATCTACATGGATCCCATTCAATGCTAAAAGCTGAGGTTTGTGATGATATTGATGGACATATGTACAGAGAAAGGCGATACGAGGAAACAAGAAAAATCAGACATGACCGCAATGGGGATGATGAATTTTTCCATTACACTGATTACAGATTTGGCAAGGTACTGGATCCTGAGGATAGGCGCAGATGCAGAAGTCAATCTGCAGAAAGCTGTGATGAGCATTTCAGACGTTCTGAACATCTTGTGTTTGATCATTTCACACATCCTGACCAACTTATGTTGTCTCATCAGGCAAATGACAACCACAGGAAATCTGAGAAGGGTTGGCCTGGGCCTGCTGCAAGTTTGACCTTTATGAGATCAAGAAACAGATTCATTGATAACGAAAGAATCCAAAATGGTAAAATGAAATACAACCATGATGGATAttatgaaaagaaaaggcagcaTGATTCTGTATTTGATGTTGACGACATTCAGCAACCTGCTTTGTACACTGGTTCTGTTGCTGAGACTGGTCAATGTATTCGACCAGTGAAGAGGAGGGTTCATGCTGATCATTCCATGAACCGTAAAGATCGTTTCAATTCATCATATCAAAAAGGAAGGAGATTGATGCATGGTTGGTCCATGATCAGTGATAGAGATCTTTATGTTGCTGAGATGCACAATTCTCCAAAGGATATTGATGTAGAAGCTATGTGTAGTCCCAATGATATGAGAAATAGCAATAATATTCCAAACATTTATGATAAGATAAGGCATGAAGTCGTGAATTTGCAGCCGAGGGACACAGATAACATGCTCTTGATCCATAGGAAGAGAAAG TTTAAGCGACAAGGAATTGAGATAAGGCGTGTGGTCGAAAGTGACAGTGAGGGATGTCTTCCTGCTGACAGTGACTTGCACGGTTCCAAACATAAGAACATACATCAGAAAGTGCGTAAACCAAGAGCCTTCCGTATCTCGCGCAATCAGGCCTCAGAGAAATCTGAACAACAAAAACAGCAACATGTGAGCAACAATCAAGAATATGAAGAGATTGAGGAGGGAGAACTGATCGAACAGGACCATCAGGATACTGCTTCCAGAAGCAAGTCTAACCACCAAAGAAAAGTAGTACTGAAATCAGTGATAGAAGCAAGCTCAGCATGCCAGGGAGGGGTGATTAATGCAACATCAAAAGACGCTGATTGCAGCAACGGAGCTACAGGGGAATGTGATAATAAACATATACTTGAGGTAATGAAAAAGATGCAGAAAAGAAGTGAAAGGTTCAAAGCGTCTATTGCAACCCAAAAGGAGGAAGATGAAGACAGGAAAGAATCGTTGGCCGTGACTTGTGATGTAGATGACATCAAGAATCAGCGACCTGCAAGGAAACGGCTTTGGGGTTGTAGTGGTTAA
- the LOC4332617 gene encoding dEAD-box ATP-dependent RNA helicase 24: MSKRPKLGGFSIPRPTSYSFERSQPPQRLYVPADDPDLDDIAFSDDAAAPSDAPPAGGGGAAGDEEEIDPLDAFMAEIQEEIRAPPPAPKPEALRRADSDDEDDPVESFLRAKKDSGLALAADAMHAGYDSDEEVYAAAKAVDAGMMEYDSDDNPIVVDKKKIEPIPPLDHSTIEYEPFNKDFYEEKPSVSGMSEQEVADYMKSLAIRVSGFDVPRPIKSFADCGFPVQLMNAIAKQGYEKPTTIQCQALPIVLSGRDIIGIAKTGSGKTAAFVLPMIVHIMDQPELEKEEGPIGVVCAPTRELAHQIYLEAKKFAKPYNLRVAAVYGGVSKFDQFKELKAGCEIVIATPGRLIDLLKMKALKMFRATYLVLDEADRMFDLGFEPQIRSIVGQIRPDRQTLLFSATMPYKVERLAREILTDPIRVTVGQVGSANEDIKQVVNVLPSDAEKMPWLLEKLPGMIDDGDVLVFAAKKARVDEIESQLNQRGFRIAALHGDKDQASRMETLQKFKSGVYHVLVATDVAARGLDIKSIKTVVNFDIAKEMDMHIHRIGRTGRAGDKDGTAYTLITQKEVRFAGELVHCLIAAGQDVPNELMDLAMKDGRFRANRDSRKGGKKSGKGKGGGGGGGGGSGARGRGRGVRGVDFGLGIGYNAESGSVPAPRSAALNSLKTGMMQNFKSSFVSASSSNTPSNSAPSRGAPSSFVRPALRGFVSGGTIGGDANQARAVLPAPSFVPASRPAENTVENANPNPESSRDRTRERKRPSGWDR; the protein is encoded by the exons ATGTCGAAGCGGCCCAAGCTCGGGGGATTCAGCATCCCTCGCCCCACTTCCTACAGCTTCGAGCGCTCCCAGCCTCCCCAGCGCCTCTACGTCCCCGCCGACGACCCCGACCTCGACGACATCGCCTTctccgacgacgcggcggccccGTCGGACGCGCCCCCCGCGGGGGgaggcggggcggcgggggaTGAGGAGGAGATCGACCCGCTCGACGCCTTCATGGCCGAGATCCAGGAGGAGattcgcgcgccgccgccggcgcccaaGCCCGAGGCGCTCCGGCGCGCGGactccgacgacgaggacgaccccGTGGAGAGCTTCCTCCGGGCCAAGAAGGATTCCGggctcgcgctcgccgccgacgccatgcaCGCCGGGtacgactccgacgaggaggtcTACGCTGCGGCCAAGGCCGTGGACGCCGGCATGATGGAGTACGACTCCGACGACAACCCCATAGTGGTGGACAAGAAGAAGATCGAGCCTATTCCGCCGCTCGACCATTCCACCATCGAGTATGAACCCTTCAACAAGGATTTCTACGAGGAGAAGCCCTCGGTTTCAG GGATGAGTGAGCAAGAGGTGGCTGATTATATGAAAAGTTTGGCAATTCGAGTTTCAGGTTTTGATGTGCCAAGACCAATCAAAAGCTTTGCAGATTGTGGGTTTCCTGTACAACTAATGAATGCCATTGCCAAGCAGGGTTATGAAAAACCAACTACAATCCAGTGCCAGGCTTTACCAATTGTACTTTCAGGCAGAGATATCATTGGTATTGCTAAAACTGGTTCTGGCAAAACTGCAGCTTTTGTACTCCCCATGATTGTTCACATTATGGATCAGCCTGAGCTTGAGAAAGAAGAAGGGCCAATAGGTGTGGTATGTGCTCCAACAAGAGAATTGGCACATCAGATATACCTTGAAGCTAAGAAGTTTGCCAAACCTTACAATCTTCGAGTTGCTGCTGTATATGGTGGGGTTTCCAAATTTGATCAATTCAAAGAACTGAAGGCAGGCTGTGAAATAGTCATTGCTACCCCAGGGAGATTAATAGACTTGCTTAAGATGAAGGCATTGAAGATGTTTAGGGCAACTTATTTGGTTCTTGATGAAGCTGATCGCATGTTCGATCTTGGATTTGAGCCTCAGATAAGATCCATCGTTGGTCAAATTAGACCAGACCGACAAACCTTGCTTTTCTCAGCAACAATGCCATACAAAGTGGAACGTTTGGCTAGAGAAATTTTGACTGACCCTATTAGAGTTACAGTAGGTCAGGTTGGCAGTGCTAATGAAGACATTAAGCAAGTTGTAAATGTACTCCCTTCTGATGCTGAGAAGATGCCTTGGCTTCTGGAAAAACTTCCTGGGATGATTGATGATGGAGACGTTCTTGTATTTGCAGCTAAGAAGGCCAGAGTTGATGAGATTGAGAGCCAGTTAAATCAGAGAGGTTTCAGAATTGCAGCACTTCATGGTGACAAGGATCAAGCTTCTCGCATGGAGACATTGCAGAAGTTCAAATCCGGGGTTTATCACGTCCTAGTAGCAACTGATGTTGCTGCACGTGGTCTGGACATTAAGTCGATTAAAACAGTTGTTAATTTCGATATTGCAAAAGAAATGGATATGCATATTCACCGGATAGGAAGAACTGGCCGTGCTGGTGATAAAGATGGAACTGCATATACTCTGATTACACAGAAGGAGGTGCGCTTTGCAGGTGAATTGGTTCATTGTTTGATTGCTGCAGGACAGGATGTGCCAAATGAACTAATGGATCTGGCAATGAAG GATGGAAGATTCAGAGCAAACCGGGATTCAAGAAAAG GTGGGAAGAAAAGTGGCAAAGgaaaaggtggaggaggcgggggtggcggcggtagCGGTGCCCGTGGTCGTGGGCGTGGTGTACGTGGGGTTGACTTTGGCCTTGGCATAGGGTACAATGCTGAATCAGGATCGGTGCCTGCTCCAAGATCTGCTGCATTAAATTCATTGAAGACAGGGATGATGCAAAATTTTAAGAGCAGCTTTGTCTCTGCCTCTTCATCAAATACACCAAGCAACAGCGCACCTTCAAGAGGTGCTCCTTCCTCCTTTGTGAGACCGGCACTCCGTGGTTTTGTTTCTGGTGGCACCATAGGAGGAGACGCAAACCAAGCACGGGCAGTACTGCCTGCGCCCTCCTTTGTCCCTGCTTCCAGACCTGCAGAAAACACTGTTGAAAATGCGAACCCAAACCCTGAAAG CTCGAGGGATCGCACGAGGGAGAGAAAGCGGCCGTCGGGGTGGGATCGCTAG
- the LOC4332622 gene encoding FIP1[III]-like protein precursor — MRILALVVAAAALLAAAATAHEHHGEAPTCAGGGSGRVLAEFRPGEVTLDGHPADWDGVEASEFALLPALDPDEDKAYAGGKVFVKAVHDGVNIFFMLKVDGDYTYTKGENKKCPSVALMFQIGEKATYYNMGGCKDMPGSCTSKSCRGQEVDIMHFSVGNAIPGRLYGGNHIDNADGNGGDRFGHLVDLYSWNPHCRYLDGIGPKENNSNAQNDWHGAWWHSSLTFHSGFVDDDSPYGKQDEKGTYYFEFSRPLRTMDRLQQDAQFTIGGPNSMAVAFWYPNDGKPWSKSEHYSASCDWLVLDIQPSMEAAHYRPAPNRSWDAATAFALLLSVVAICISVFVGYGASKNRSSVQFTPLEQI; from the exons atgAGGATCCTCGCGCTCGTCGTGGCGGCCgcggccctcctcgccgccgccgccaccgcgcacgAGCACCACGGCGAGGCGCCCacctgcgccggcggcggcagcgggcgcgTGCTCGCGGAGTTCCGTCCAGGGGAGGTGACCCTGGACGGGCACCCGGCAGACTGGGACGGCGTGGAGGCGTCGGAGTTCGCGCTGCTTCCGGCTCTTGACCCCGACGAGGACAAGGCCTACGCCGGCGGCAAGGTCTTCGTCAAG GCTGTGCATGATGGCGTCAACATTTTCTTCATGCTGAAAGTTGATGGGGATTACACCTACACTAAAGG CGAAAATAAGAAGTGCCCTTCTGTTGCTCTGATGTTCCAAATTGGAGAGAAAGCAACGTACTATAAT ATGGGAGGGTGTAAAGATATGCCTGGTTCATGCACAAGCAAAAGTTGCAGAGGTCAAGAGGTTGACATTATGCACTTTTCTGTTGGAAATGCTATCCCTGGACGTCTTTATGGTGGAAATCACATAGATAATGCAGACGGAAATGGCGGTGATAG ATTCGGTCATCTTGTTGATTTATATTCATGGAATCCGCATTGCCGATACCTTGATGGGATAGGCCCTAAAG AGAATAATTCAAATGCTCAGAATGATTGGCATGGGGCATGGTGGCATAGCTCTCTGACCTTTCACTCAG GCTTTGTGGATGATGACAGTCCTTACGGAAAACAAGATGAGAAGGGCACATATTATTTTGAGTTTTCAAGGCCCCTAAGAACAATGGATCGATTACAGCAG GATGCACAGTTCACGATAGGTGGGCCCAACAGTATGGCTGTGGCTTTCTGGTACCCAAACGATGGCAAACCATGGAGCAAGTCCGAGCATTATTCGGCCAGCTGCGACTGGTTGGTTCTTGATATTCAACCATCCATGGAAGCTGCACATTACCGCCCAGCTCCAAATCGTTCATGGGATGCTGCAACTGCCTTTGCCTTGCTTCTTTCGGTAGTAGCAATCTGTATATCCGTTTTTGTGGGCTACGGGGCTTCTAAGAACAGGAGCAGCGTCCAATTTACACCACTTGAGCAGATCTAG
- the LOC4332620 gene encoding protein high chlorophyll fluorescent 107, with protein sequence MAMRLFPSSSPLPPPPPLLPSPSAKAPPSAPFSLSLRLRRARVAASAAAAAGGPERGAGGYEGDAEGEGSSGAFDRGMSEIARKVPLFEPARGDAAAVAGERPLPINLELWLYRAKVHTRKYEFADAEKLLNQCIMYWPEDGRPYVALGKLYSKQSRFDKARAAYERGCQAAQGENPYIWQCWAVLERKGGNIRRARELFDAATVADAKHIAAWHGWAILEIKQGNIKKARNLLAKGLKYCGGNEYIYQTLALLEARAERFEQARTLFQQATQCNPKSCASWLAWAQVEIRAENNAMARKLFEKAVQASPKNRFSWHVWALFEAEQGSIDKARKLLKIGHAVNPRDPVILQSLALLEYNYSSPNTARVLFRKASQIDPRHQPVWIAWGWMEWKEGNARTARTLYQRALSVNSTNECAARCLQAWGVLEQRAGNYTAARRLLRSSLNINSQSEVTWMTWAALEDEQGDPVRAEEIRNIYFQQRTEVVDDASWVMGFLDIIDPALDSVKKLLNIDQPSGPATRDNPKSTGEPSNTATVRTSADAEFSGGSRAEGSDASDLANADDKESDDAAETPESDFDVDGFIRRRLALDPAELDAVLEGSDPRGVVSRRRTQRLPRKPLPLLPVP encoded by the exons ATGGCGATGCGGCTCTTCCCGTCCTCGtctccgctcccgccgccgccgcctctgctccCGAGCCCCAGCGCGAAGGCACCGCCGTCCGCGCCCTTCTCACtctccctccgcctccgccgcgcgcgggTGGCAGCCTCCGCGGCCGCTGCGGCGGGGGGCCCCGAGAGGGGGGCGGGCGGGTACGAGGGGGATGCGGAAGGCGAGGGCAGCAGCGGGGCGTTCGACAGGGGAATGTCGGAGATCGCGAGGAAGGTGCCTCTCTTCGAGCCGGCGAggggcgacgccgcggcggtcgccggcgagcggccgcTGCCCATCAACCTCGAGCTCTGGCTCTACCGCGCAAAGGTGCACACGCGGAAGTACGAGTTCGCCGACGCGGAGAAGCTCCTAAACCAG TGCATCATGTATTGGCCGGAAGACGGGCGTCCATATGTGGCGCTTGGGAAGCTATACAGTAAGCAGTCGAGGTTTGACAAGGCTAGAGCGGCTTATGAAAGGGGTTGCCAAGCGGCACAAGGTGAAAACCCGTATATTTGGCAG TGTTGGGCAGTCCTAGAACGCAAAGGTGGGAATATTCGAAGAGCACGGGAGTTATTTGATGCTGCTACTGTAGCTGATGCAAAGCATATTGCAGCTTGGCATGGGTGGGCTATTTTAGAAATCAAGCAAGGAAACATTAAAAAGGCTCGAAATCTACTTGCAAAAGGTCTAAAATATTGTGGAGGAAATGAGTACATTTACCAGACTCTTGCTCTGCTTGAGGCTAGAGCAGAGCGCTTTGAACAAGCACGAACTTTATTCCAACAAGCTACCCAATGCAATCCCAAAAGCTGTGCAAGTTGGCTA GCATGGGCTCAGGTAGAAATTCGTGCAGAAAACAATGCCATGGCAAGAAAACTCTTTGAg AAAGCAGTCCAGGCAAGTCCTAAGAACAGATTTTCATGGCATGTCTGGGCACTATTTGAAGCAGAACAAGGTAGCATCGACAAAGCAAGGAAGTTACTTAAGATTGGTCATGCTGTGAACCCTAGGGACCCTGTGATTCTTCAGTCTCTTGCACTACTGGAATACAACTACTCATCTCCAAATACCGCCCGTGTTTTATTTAGAAAGGCATCTCAAATTGATCCTAGGCACCAACCAGTTTGGATA GCTTGGGGGTGGATGGAATGGAAAGAAGGAAACGCCAGAACAGCAAGGACACTGTATCAAAGAGCTTTGTCAGTTAATTCAACTAATGAATGTGCTGCTCGATGTCTTCAG GCTTGGGGAGTCCTAGAACAGCGGGCCGGTAACTACACCGCTGCCAGAAGATTGCTGAGATCTTCACTGAACATAAATTCTCAGAGTGAGGTAACATGGATGACATGGGCTGCACTAGAGGACGAACAGGGTGATCCAGTTCGAGCTGAAGAAATACGGAACATCTATTTTCAGCAG CGTACCGAGGTTGTGGATGATGCCTCCTGGGTCATGGGCTTCCTCGACATCATTGATCCTGCCTTAGACAGCGTGAAGAAGCTCCTAAACATAGACCAGCCTTCGGGGCCTGCAACACGAGACAATCCGAAAAGCACTGGAGAGCCAAGCAATACAGCTACCGTCCGGACTTCTGCCGATGCAGAGTTTTCTGGCGGTTCAAGAGCAGAAGGATCGGACGCTTCGGACCTTGCTAACGCCGATGACAAGGAGAGCGATGACGCTGCAGAGACACCAGAGAGCGATTTCGACGTGGATGGATTCATCAGGAGGCGGCTAGCCCTGGACCCGGCCGAGCTGGACGCGGTGCTTGAGGGTTCTGATCCCAGGGGAGTTGTTTCCAGGAGGAGGACGCAGAGGTTGCCCAGGAagccccttcctcttctccctgTTCCGTAA
- the LOC4332618 gene encoding uncharacterized LOC4332618 — protein MPKLPMDQRPRLTLEDYILFFTTRSGHGLTMDHLNQIVFMHGFIKFHRQNKPVIVDALNKFDLMRPRRSTVGINAAAPPRGAAKPSDALLTMDEARDDIEDLGWRECPVGSLLSIRAGGGDAAPSAAHMPIAAIRPGSTAVERVSPPSILSACSPAPPGAVVIRKRCKKGQGKAAMRGRKRRVVQLLTLPSVENLAATA, from the exons atgccgAAGCTGCCGATGGACCAGCGACCGCGGCTGACTCTCGAGGACTACATCCTCTTCTTCACCACCCGCTCCGGCCACGGCCTCACCATGGACCACCTCAACCAG ATCGTCTTCATGCACGGGTTCATCAAGTTCCACCGCCAGAACAAG CCGGTGATCGTGGACGCGCTCAACAAGTTCGACCTCATGCGCCCGCGCCGCTCCACCGTCGGCATCAACGCGGCCGCGCCACCGCGCGGCGCCGCCAAGCCGTCGGACGCGCTGCTCACCATGGACGAGGCCAGGGACGACATCGAGGACCTCGGCTGGCGCGAGTGCCCCgtcggctccctcctctccatccgcgccggcggcggcgacgcggcgcccTCCGCCGCCCACATGCCGATCGCGGCCATCCGCCCTGGCTCCACCGCCGTGGAGCGCGTCTCCCCGCCGAGCATACTCAGCGCCTGCTCGCCCGCGCCCCCCGGGGCGGTGGTGATCCGGAAGCGGTGCAAGAAGGGCCAGGGGAAGGCGGCCATGAGGGGGAGGAAGCGGCGCGTCGTGCAGTTGCTCACGCTCCCGTCCGTCGAGAACTTGGCGGCCACCGCCTGA